The genomic window TTCAACTTTGGTGCAACATAAATCGTCTTTACTTTAACTTCCATATTTAATTTTAAAATTCATGCCTGCCTTTCGGCTGAATGGCAAAAGTAAGATAAATTATTTTTCTATTGGAAAATCTTTACTTACTGCTCTAAAGCATAACCCACCGGAACTTATAGCAGGAGAAAAACCACCGCCAATCACCCAAGCTCCTGTAAAATACAAGTTATTGATCAAGTCTGATTTTACTTTTGGCTTTTTTAAAAACTGTTTTGGTGTCGGGGCAAAACCATAAGCTGTACCTTCATCTGTTTGCAAATACCTTTTCATTGTCTTTGCAGTTCCAACCTCATAGAATTCTATATGATCCCTGATATTCGGATAATCTACTTCCAGTACATCCAAATATCTCTCTGCCAACAACTTTTTCTTTTCCGAATATTCCTCTTCAGACAGATTTTGCCAATCTTTCAAATAATCAATAGAACAAAATACGCCAAATGATTTATCATCTGATGTTAGTTGGGAATCTATCTGAGAATAGTCTACAAAAATAAAAGCCCGATCTGTGATATCTTCCTTCAAATTTTTATGATAAGAATCTATATCGATAGCCTGCCCAAAATAAAAATTAGAATAAGGACGTTTGCCGTAAATACTTTTTACATTATTCTTAAAGCCAATATATACCGTTAATAGAGAGTTTCCGATTATTTTATTGTTTTCATAATCAACCCCTGCCATTCTATAGGTTTGCATCGGTGAGGCATTTGAAATAATAACATCACTTACTATTTCTTCATCAACCTTTTTTCGGGTAAAGCTCACAATCTTTTTTTCAGCTCTTTCAGAAATTCTAAAAACATTAGCTTTTGTTATAACCTCTCCGCCATTATCTGAAATCACCTTTGCCAAGTAGTTGGAAAGTTTCTGGCTTCCTCCTTTAATAAACCATCCGCCGCCCGTAAAATAAGAATTTTGTCCCAGTGAATGATAAAGAAAACTAAAGGTATCTACATAATCGTGATAATAACCAATATTACTATTCAGCAGAAGTTTCAGCTGTTCATTCTCAATTATCGAATCCATTACTTCCCGGGTTGACTTATCACGATACTTAGAAACATTAGGAAATAAAAAAGGAAACAATGGATATTGCCACCACTTTATTCTAATTAAACTCCTAAACTCCTTGGCTATATCAGATATAAGTTTAAAATACTTTCTTATTCCCGTTTCCTGATCCGGAAATTTTTCTATCAATGCCTTTATTGCATCTTCTGCTTTTCCAGGCATAACAAAATCTAAAGTGTCAGTTTTAGTGCGAAAAAATTCCGGCACTTCTTCAAATTCAAGCTCATCATAAACACCAAGCGATTCAAATATTTTCTTTTTGCCCGAATCTGTATAAAGTCCATCCAACTCATGTAAGCCCACTTCACACGTATATCCCTTCCTCTTAAAAGCAGATGCGGCACCGCCAACTACATTGTGCTGTTCGAGTACAGTAACTTTATATCCAGCCTTTGCCAGCAATGCTCCGGATGTTAAACCTCCAAGCCCTGAACCTATAATACATACATCAGCCATAACTTATTTTTTTAGGAATATTTCTTTTAGCTTTAATTCTAACCTTTCATCATGCAAATCCTTAGCTATAATCCTACCATCTTTATCCAACAGAATATTATAGGGAGTATTCGGCACCTTGAAAATATCTGCTGTTCCAATGGTATCGAGTAGTTGAGTAAATAAAAGTTTATCCTCTTTCACAACCAGTTCCCAAATTTCCTGATCAAATTCATCTTCCATGTTTATCCCCAATATTTCAAACTCAAATTCCCTATAACTATTATACAGCTCTGCAACTTTTGGATTTTCCCGGCGGCAATAAGAACACATTGGTGACCAGAAATTTAACAACACAAATTTCCCTTTAAAATCTTCAAGAGTAACATTTTCTCCATTAATATCAGGCAAAATAAATCCGGGTGCCTGAGCTCCAATTGCTGTTTTAGCCATCTCGTTTAATACTAATTCCAGATTTTTTGAAAACAATGAAAGCTTTACTTTTTCTGACAACTTATCATAAGAAGATTTTAAAGTATTATAGTCATCATAAGCTGTTATCTGATATAATGCCCAGGCTGACAAATCAGAATCCGGGTGTTTGTTTGCAAAATCTAAAAACAAACTGCTTTTTCTTGATTCGTTTGCAAATAAATCTTCTTCCAGTTTTATATAACCTACACTATCATTATCTAATACAGCCAATTGATACTCCAGATTGATTACCTGGCTTTCCTTTTCTATCAAAGCATAATCACTCATCAACCTAGCAAAAAGATCATGAGATTCTGATCCGATGATTTTAACATCTTTGAGACTGTCGATATTACCATTCAGGTAAATATCAGAATTATCCAGGAATATTTTAATAAACTTTTTCTGATCATAAATTGGAACTAAAAACCGGAAATCTTCCTGTTTTAATTCTGAGGCTTTATAAACAAATTGATTGGAACTAACATTTATAGTATCAAGATAAACAGGTTTGCCGTTTTTAATTTTGGCATATATCAGATCTCGTGAATTCAGTCCGTCAATACTTCCTTCGATAAGAAAAGTATCTGGAGCATCCCCCTGACAGCTCCAAAAAATAACAAAAATAAG from Bacteroidota bacterium includes these protein-coding regions:
- a CDS encoding NAD(P)/FAD-dependent oxidoreductase, producing the protein MADVCIIGSGLGGLTSGALLAKAGYKVTVLEQHNVVGGAASAFKRKGYTCEVGLHELDGLYTDSGKKKIFESLGVYDELEFEEVPEFFRTKTDTLDFVMPGKAEDAIKALIEKFPDQETGIRKYFKLISDIAKEFRSLIRIKWWQYPLFPFLFPNVSKYRDKSTREVMDSIIENEQLKLLLNSNIGYYHDYVDTFSFLYHSLGQNSYFTGGGWFIKGGSQKLSNYLAKVISDNGGEVITKANVFRISERAEKKIVSFTRKKVDEEIVSDVIISNASPMQTYRMAGVDYENNKIIGNSLLTVYIGFKNNVKSIYGKRPYSNFYFGQAIDIDSYHKNLKEDITDRAFIFVDYSQIDSQLTSDDKSFGVFCSIDYLKDWQNLSEEEYSEKKKLLAERYLDVLEVDYPNIRDHIEFYEVGTAKTMKRYLQTDEGTAYGFAPTPKQFLKKPKVKSDLINNLYFTGAWVIGGGFSPAISSGGLCFRAVSKDFPIEK
- a CDS encoding TlpA disulfide reductase family protein, encoding MMKKLRYLIFVIFWSCQGDAPDTFLIEGSIDGLNSRDLIYAKIKNGKPVYLDTINVSSNQFVYKASELKQEDFRFLVPIYDQKKFIKIFLDNSDIYLNGNIDSLKDVKIIGSESHDLFARLMSDYALIEKESQVINLEYQLAVLDNDSVGYIKLEEDLFANESRKSSLFLDFANKHPDSDLSAWALYQITAYDDYNTLKSSYDKLSEKVKLSLFSKNLELVLNEMAKTAIGAQAPGFILPDINGENVTLEDFKGKFVLLNFWSPMCSYCRRENPKVAELYNSYREFEFEILGINMEDEFDQEIWELVVKEDKLLFTQLLDTIGTADIFKVPNTPYNILLDKDGRIIAKDLHDERLELKLKEIFLKK